The following are encoded together in the Streptomyces tsukubensis genome:
- a CDS encoding pyridoxal phosphate-dependent decarboxylase family protein: MPIAATLSAGPASSGTSRRHSVGRAIGEAFDARRFGENTDTVVGKLESYLEDLSVRGLELTDPAALSHAARALMTPESETVAAFDDKKLAAIVDLYLRTGIPVHSPGYMGRQFSGVVPLASVMDLVSSVTNQPSSFYEAAQLPNVAERIMGEELNQFIGWDPGSFAMVTTSGGSLGNLTALLAARNDKFPDYWSAGGSALGGRGTPAIAVGDDAHYSVSRAAGVMGIGEDQIVRLPLNERKQICVEQVRPVLAEAERRGLRVFCMVASAGTTSVGAFDPLDELARVAREKNIWLHVDGAHGASLLVSDKLRERLRGIEKVDSITWDAHKMMFVPAPCTLLFYRNKNKSRGAFRQKASYVFDEEPDIYTELDSGDKNFECTKRPMIMPLWTLWAMYGRKLFAEKIDYLCELTQEAHRVVAEQPDFDNLHVPEANILCFRYRPADLIRGDDIHRLQVAIRNRIKREGNFFISKVNIDGVAALRVVMMNHEVTPEHFRILLGEIRRVGNEIFRGQ, encoded by the coding sequence ATGCCGATCGCCGCCACCCTGTCGGCGGGGCCGGCCTCCTCCGGGACATCAAGACGGCATTCAGTCGGACGGGCGATCGGCGAGGCGTTCGACGCGCGGCGGTTCGGGGAGAACACGGACACTGTCGTCGGCAAGTTGGAGAGCTATCTGGAGGACCTCTCGGTCAGAGGGCTCGAACTGACCGATCCCGCGGCCCTGTCACACGCGGCGAGGGCGCTGATGACGCCCGAGAGCGAGACCGTCGCGGCCTTCGACGACAAGAAGCTGGCCGCCATCGTCGATCTGTATCTCAGGACGGGGATCCCGGTCCACTCGCCGGGTTACATGGGCAGGCAGTTCTCCGGTGTGGTGCCGCTCGCGAGCGTCATGGACCTCGTCAGCTCGGTCACCAATCAGCCCTCCTCGTTCTACGAGGCGGCCCAACTGCCCAATGTGGCCGAACGGATCATGGGCGAGGAACTGAACCAGTTCATCGGCTGGGACCCCGGCAGCTTCGCCATGGTGACCACCTCGGGCGGTTCGCTCGGCAATCTGACGGCCCTGCTGGCGGCCAGGAACGACAAGTTCCCCGACTACTGGTCGGCGGGCGGCTCCGCGCTCGGCGGCCGGGGCACTCCCGCCATCGCGGTCGGTGACGACGCGCACTACAGCGTCTCCAGGGCCGCGGGAGTGATGGGGATAGGCGAGGACCAGATCGTCCGGCTGCCCCTCAACGAGCGCAAGCAGATCTGCGTGGAGCAGGTGCGGCCCGTCCTGGCGGAGGCGGAGCGGCGGGGTCTGCGGGTCTTCTGCATGGTGGCCTCGGCGGGGACGACCTCGGTCGGCGCCTTCGATCCGCTCGACGAACTGGCCCGAGTGGCACGGGAGAAGAACATCTGGCTGCACGTGGACGGAGCCCACGGGGCGAGTCTGCTGGTCTCGGACAAGCTCAGGGAGCGGCTGCGCGGCATCGAGAAGGTGGACTCGATCACCTGGGACGCGCACAAGATGATGTTCGTTCCCGCCCCTTGCACGCTCCTCTTCTACCGCAACAAGAACAAGAGTCGTGGCGCCTTCAGGCAGAAGGCCAGTTACGTATTCGATGAAGAGCCGGATATCTACACAGAACTCGACAGCGGTGACAAGAACTTCGAATGCACCAAGCGTCCGATGATCATGCCACTGTGGACACTTTGGGCCATGTACGGTCGCAAGCTGTTCGCGGAGAAGATTGACTACTTGTGCGAGTTGACGCAGGAAGCGCATCGTGTCGTGGCGGAGCAGCCAGATTTCGACAACCTCCATGTCCCCGAGGCGAACATCCTCTGTTTCCGGTACCGGCCGGCCGATCTCATCAGAGGAGACGACATTCACCGTCTCCAGGTCGCCATCAGGAACCGGATCAAACGGGAGGGGAACTTCTTCATCTCCAAGGTGAACATCGACGGCGTGGCCGCGCTCCGGGTCGTCATGATGAACCACGAGGTCACTCCTGAACACTTCCGGATACTGCTCGGTGAGATCAGGAGGGTCGGGAACGAAATTTTCCGCGGCCAATAG